Proteins encoded by one window of Candidatus Odinarchaeum yellowstonii:
- a CDS encoding glucose 1-dehydrogenase, with product MRLKGKIAVITGAATGIGAATAKLFAKEGAKIVIGDINETDAMKTIEEIKKEGGEAVFCKTDVSKWEDCKNLIDFAVKKYGRVDILHNNAGIGPLGDAESTSVELWNKVLAVNLSSVFYCSKAVIPYMKKQGGGVIVNTASNWGFVAQPGWEAYHASKGGVVMLTKAMAIDYAKYNIRINALCPGYVDTPLLRKAVAASADPEKEWEDMGKLATPLEMAYGALFLASDESSHAVGTCLILDNGETARGGMVRDHLPAKGENPFKKSKK from the coding sequence ATGCGGCTTAAAGGTAAAATCGCTGTAATAACTGGTGCAGCTACTGGGATAGGTGCTGCAACCGCTAAACTCTTTGCGAAAGAGGGTGCTAAAATAGTGATAGGTGATATCAACGAAACTGATGCTATGAAAACAATTGAAGAGATTAAAAAAGAGGGGGGTGAAGCGGTATTCTGTAAGACCGATGTCTCTAAATGGGAGGATTGTAAGAATCTTATAGATTTCGCTGTTAAAAAATATGGCAGAGTTGATATACTTCACAATAATGCCGGCATAGGACCTTTAGGTGACGCTGAGTCGACAAGCGTAGAGTTATGGAATAAGGTGTTAGCTGTCAACTTATCCAGTGTATTCTATTGTTCTAAAGCAGTTATCCCTTATATGAAAAAACAGGGTGGTGGGGTAATAGTTAACACCGCGTCCAACTGGGGGTTTGTAGCCCAGCCCGGGTGGGAGGCATACCATGCTTCTAAGGGCGGCGTAGTAATGTTAACTAAGGCTATGGCGATAGATTATGCTAAATACAATATTCGCATTAATGCATTATGCCCCGGCTACGTGGATACACCTCTTCTTAGAAAAGCTGTAGCTGCCTCCGCTGACCCTGAGAAGGAATGGGAGGATATGGGTAAACTGGCAACGCCTCTTGAAATGGCTTACGGGGCGCTGTTTCTTGCGAGCGATGAATCCAGCCACGCTGTTGGTACTTGTTTAATACTAGATAATGGTGAAACTGCACGCGGTGGAATGGTAAGGGATCATCTACCAGCTAAAGGTGAAAACCCGTTTAAAAAATCTAAAAAATAA
- a CDS encoding triphosphoribosyl-dephospho-CoA synthase: MGYIPVYTYFLQTVRKTLIITRRKEDYRKLQLGKIIYLSAKQSYNWQSGGNINLGVLTLLIPLIALYTAAREKNIKDQDKLRKELHLIVNSTTVEDAVYFYKTVNLVKPGGLGGSSEYDITDPSFTSKIRRDHKTLYDLFEISGKWDSISKEWLTSYQITYTIGEPEFTSTLNETKDINTATVHTFLKILSTTPDSLIKRKTDEQTAEKITLKAREALKLGGLKTIEGREYIMKLDAELQKSKGLLNPGSTADLTAASIMAALSKENKLPIY; this comes from the coding sequence ATAGGGTATATACCGGTTTACACTTATTTTCTTCAAACAGTTAGAAAAACCTTAATTATAACACGTAGAAAAGAAGATTACCGTAAGCTACAACTGGGTAAAATAATCTATCTGTCAGCTAAGCAATCATATAACTGGCAGAGTGGCGGAAACATAAACCTAGGGGTGTTAACTCTTCTAATCCCTTTAATAGCCCTCTACACGGCTGCAAGGGAGAAAAATATTAAAGACCAGGATAAGCTGAGAAAAGAATTACACCTGATTGTAAACTCAACCACGGTCGAAGACGCAGTGTATTTTTACAAGACCGTTAATCTTGTGAAACCCGGCGGCCTAGGTGGAAGCAGCGAATATGATATAACAGATCCATCCTTCACTTCTAAAATACGCCGGGATCATAAAACACTATACGATTTATTCGAAATAAGCGGTAAATGGGATAGCATATCAAAAGAATGGTTAACAAGCTACCAGATCACATACACGATAGGGGAACCGGAGTTCACCTCCACGCTAAACGAGACAAAAGACATAAACACAGCCACAGTCCACACATTCCTTAAAATACTCAGCACAACCCCGGATAGCTTAATAAAACGTAAAACAGACGAGCAGACAGCTGAGAAAATCACACTTAAAGCACGCGAAGCTCTAAAACTAGGCGGGTTAAAAACCATTGAAGGCAGAGAATACATAATGAAACTTGACGCAGAACTCCAGAAAAGCAAAGGACTGTTAAACCCAGGCAGCACAGCCGATCTAACCGCAGCCTCTATAATGGCGGCTTTAAGTAAAGAAAACAAACTCCCAATATACTAG
- a CDS encoding HEPN domain-containing protein: MSEKIILWVKKAIEDFKTAKYEMNLPENEAVTSSICFHCQQFVEKMLKAFLTLKRIDFGKTHNI; encoded by the coding sequence ATGAGCGAAAAAATTATCCTCTGGGTTAAAAAAGCCATAGAAGATTTTAAAACAGCCAAGTATGAAATGAATTTACCTGAAAATGAAGCCGTAACAAGTTCAATCTGTTTCCATTGCCAACAGTTTGTGGAGAAAATGTTGAAAGCATTTCTGACTTTAAAAAGAATAGATTTTGGAAAAACTCATAACATATAG
- a CDS encoding nucleotidyltransferase domain-containing protein: MLKKIKIDKIILFGSRARGEATKYSDWDILIIVDDNMNFNEKRELKKLIRKTLAELLIPVDIIVKK, translated from the coding sequence ATGTTAAAAAAAATAAAAATTGATAAAATCATACTTTTCGGTTCAAGAGCTAGAGGAGAGGCTACAAAATACAGTGACTGGGATATTTTGATAATAGTTGATGATAATATGAATTTTAATGAGAAACGAGAGTTAAAAAAACTTATCAGAAAAACACTCGCAGAACTCTTAATACCAGTCGATATTATAGTAAAAAAATAA
- a CDS encoding 60S ribosomal protein L22: MSENQPVKEEKEKTKKQPDKREVLVVNSEQLSGYNDNLVTDLANYLNEKLKVKAKRDGTDILLNIKDIQLSKTNLRLYIKKFLRKNNIDNIFKITSPTATGNSLLLSKQKEI; this comes from the coding sequence ATGTCTGAAAACCAACCTGTTAAAGAAGAAAAAGAGAAAACTAAAAAACAACCTGATAAACGCGAAGTACTCGTAGTGAACAGCGAACAACTCTCCGGCTACAACGATAACCTTGTAACAGATTTAGCGAACTATTTAAACGAGAAATTGAAGGTTAAAGCTAAAAGAGACGGCACAGACATACTCTTAAACATAAAAGACATTCAATTAAGCAAAACAAATCTAAGACTATATATAAAGAAATTTTTACGTAAAAATAACATCGACAATATTTTCAAAATTACCTCCCCGACAGCAACAGGAAACAGCCTACTACTATCCAAGCAGAAAGAAATCTGA
- a CDS encoding cobalamin-dependent protein (Presence of a B(12) (cobalamin)-binding domain implies dependence on cobalamin itself, in one of its several forms, or in some unusual lineages, dependence on a cobalamin-like analog.) — protein sequence MKISLAYIPPEEERYNRSYPSFPPLGIGYIAAYLKKRKQSSSLYDVTYETDSWLIEKILEEEIDIAGFSAYPWNTETIIKITDKLKEEKPSIKIILGGPDASYNPEKYIKHNSIDGVYRGEGEKAFANMAEGKPVNLYTKKSKTNIQIIENLEEIPSPYLEKIFNLEKYHIIPFQTHRGCVYKCKFCRWQYPGPVRYYPLKQAALELEYLSQIRNLYVLQCIDADFLYDKQYANQLLNHLIEKHVKFPQANFEVYYENFDTETGSLMNKIADSVIIAYGLETSSPTILKSVGKRIDLKKFKRKIRETKNTGIKVQVNLLVGLPEQNWETVERTIEYTKDLDPDRIVVNTVHRVNQPANRKKTTDYSSLPDIELKKIQEKVIKYLKKGF from the coding sequence ATGAAGATCAGCTTAGCTTATATACCACCCGAAGAGGAAAGATACAATAGAAGCTACCCCTCTTTTCCACCACTAGGAATCGGATACATCGCCGCATATCTGAAAAAGAGAAAACAAAGTTCAAGCTTATACGACGTCACATATGAAACAGACAGCTGGCTTATAGAAAAAATACTAGAAGAAGAGATAGATATAGCCGGTTTCTCAGCATACCCCTGGAACACTGAAACAATTATTAAAATAACTGACAAATTAAAAGAAGAAAAACCGAGTATAAAAATAATATTAGGAGGACCGGACGCCTCTTATAACCCGGAAAAATACATTAAACACAATTCAATAGACGGCGTCTACAGGGGCGAAGGAGAGAAAGCGTTCGCAAACATGGCGGAAGGCAAACCCGTAAACCTATACACGAAAAAAAGCAAAACAAATATCCAAATAATTGAAAACCTTGAAGAAATCCCCTCACCGTATCTTGAAAAAATATTCAACCTTGAAAAATACCATATCATCCCATTTCAAACCCATAGAGGCTGTGTCTATAAATGCAAATTCTGTCGATGGCAGTACCCTGGGCCGGTAAGGTATTATCCTCTAAAACAAGCGGCCCTCGAACTAGAATATCTAAGTCAAATAAGAAACCTATACGTGTTACAATGCATAGATGCAGACTTCTTATACGATAAACAATACGCGAATCAACTATTAAACCATCTCATAGAAAAACATGTGAAATTCCCCCAAGCAAACTTCGAGGTCTACTATGAAAACTTCGACACTGAAACAGGTTCACTGATGAATAAAATAGCGGACAGCGTAATAATAGCCTACGGTTTAGAGACATCCTCTCCGACCATTCTAAAATCAGTGGGTAAAAGAATAGATTTAAAAAAGTTTAAAAGAAAAATTAGAGAAACAAAAAACACCGGCATAAAAGTACAAGTAAACCTTCTAGTAGGGTTACCTGAACAAAACTGGGAGACAGTGGAGCGCACCATCGAATACACTAAAGACCTAGACCCGGATAGAATCGTAGTGAACACAGTTCACAGAGTAAACCAGCCGGCTAATAGAAAGAAAACAACAGACTACAGCAGTCTCCCAGACATTGAACTTAAAAAAATACAGGAAAAAGTTATAAAGTATTTGAAAAAAGGTTTCTAG
- a CDS encoding ATP-grasp domain-containing protein, with amino-acid sequence MKILIIGYNTRPVAAAVKLLGHETYVIDYWGDLDIKPYADKLLVMKNKQEEKETNLYDKGLELFNKLVREKPDIDYTIICSGYDDEPEMWKLINERTPVLNVPVSELEKIRDRLKLTNKLEEKKIPHIKVEKATTLSEALKKAGKIGYPVLIRPLKSSGAYKLKTASTPCELEKLIEETPVYIEKYYSNVKVNLSQIVNTYESECTIISTNLQLLKEYSLGHQALLSYAGNITPYINQQITSRLTETTRKIIKNYRLKGIIGIDYIVTLNNQIYPTEINPRIPGSIDPAQITSSTNLLEHHFQVFLKDELPPPPKHKGYSTKIILKAKTRYEIPPLPENLPVSDITPPHRILEPGTPLCTVCTYDPYNPYNSYLDAKKIAKLIYLLNLRNRN; translated from the coding sequence GTGAAAATCCTTATCATCGGATACAATACAAGACCGGTAGCCGCGGCTGTTAAACTACTAGGCCACGAAACATATGTAATCGATTACTGGGGTGACCTTGACATCAAACCCTACGCGGATAAACTCCTCGTAATGAAGAATAAACAAGAAGAAAAAGAGACAAACCTATACGATAAAGGATTAGAATTATTTAATAAACTGGTTAGAGAAAAACCCGACATAGACTACACAATAATATGCAGCGGATATGACGATGAACCGGAGATGTGGAAGCTGATAAACGAGAGAACACCCGTATTAAACGTACCAGTCTCGGAGTTAGAGAAAATAAGAGACAGGTTAAAGCTTACAAATAAATTAGAAGAGAAGAAAATCCCGCATATAAAAGTTGAGAAAGCCACAACACTAAGCGAAGCGCTTAAAAAAGCGGGTAAAATAGGATACCCGGTTTTAATCCGGCCGTTAAAATCTTCAGGCGCATATAAGTTGAAAACAGCTTCAACACCATGCGAACTAGAAAAATTAATTGAAGAAACACCAGTCTACATCGAAAAATACTACAGTAACGTAAAAGTGAATCTAAGCCAAATCGTTAACACATATGAAAGCGAATGCACAATAATCTCAACAAACCTACAGCTTTTAAAAGAATACAGCCTAGGGCATCAAGCATTATTAAGCTACGCTGGAAACATAACACCATACATAAACCAGCAGATAACTAGCAGGCTAACGGAGACCACCAGGAAAATAATTAAAAATTATAGGTTAAAAGGCATAATAGGAATAGACTATATAGTAACCTTAAACAATCAAATATACCCGACTGAGATAAACCCTAGAATACCAGGCTCAATAGATCCAGCTCAAATAACCAGCTCCACCAACCTGTTAGAACATCACTTCCAAGTCTTCTTGAAAGATGAACTTCCCCCACCACCAAAACATAAAGGATACTCCACAAAGATAATTCTAAAAGCTAAGACAAGATATGAAATACCCCCGCTTCCGGAAAACCTCCCAGTCTCAGATATCACACCACCACACCGGATACTCGAACCAGGAACACCACTATGCACAGTGTGCACATACGACCCCTACAACCCCTACAACTCATACCTTGACGCTAAGAAAATAGCTAAACTAATATACCTGTTAAATTTGAGAAACAGGAATTGA
- a CDS encoding tyrosine-protein phosphatase, whose protein sequence is MVFKFWKSDVSKDREAEDREDTGIVPFETVYSRYEKVDLSTLIKKVEGELRPPPLFKWLIKDIIAGSAQLNSLAELAWLSRENVKGIVTLRLESLNRNFIEALGFDYLFLPIVRVPSLNQIKLFLQFVKLMIAQGKPVLVHCRNGLGRTGTMLAIYLIDIGYYPDEAVKEVESKYHQAAITHYEQYAVIKRFFRYRKKHGSF, encoded by the coding sequence ATGGTGTTCAAGTTTTGGAAAAGTGATGTAAGTAAGGATAGGGAGGCTGAAGATCGCGAGGATACCGGTATTGTTCCTTTTGAAACAGTGTATTCTCGATACGAGAAAGTTGATTTAAGCACGCTTATAAAGAAGGTTGAGGGCGAGCTCCGCCCTCCCCCTCTTTTTAAATGGCTTATTAAAGATATCATCGCGGGTTCAGCTCAGCTGAATTCTTTAGCTGAGTTAGCTTGGCTGAGCCGTGAAAACGTGAAGGGTATTGTTACTTTAAGGCTGGAGTCTCTTAACAGGAATTTTATTGAGGCTTTAGGGTTCGACTACCTTTTTCTCCCTATTGTTAGGGTTCCTTCGCTGAATCAGATTAAGCTTTTTCTCCAGTTTGTTAAATTAATGATCGCTCAGGGTAAACCTGTTTTAGTTCACTGTAGGAATGGTTTAGGCAGGACTGGTACCATGCTCGCTATTTACCTTATTGACATAGGCTACTATCCTGATGAAGCGGTGAAAGAGGTTGAGAGTAAATATCACCAGGCTGCGATCACTCACTACGAGCAATACGCTGTTATTAAAAGGTTTTTTCGTTACCGTAAGAAGCACGGCAGCTTCTAA
- a CDS encoding radical SAM protein has product MTGKKTSAAPAALKEGETVLDLTESICPECWINGVYKILPAKIISRDGKVYITRSCEVHGDIEEIYWSSVDLYLKSRKYAQDGCGIGNPYNQSDNPVCPLSCGFCKIHLSGPALANLVVTNRCDLNCWYCFFFAEKAGYVFEPSIEEIRRMVRNFRSVTPVPGLAVQITGGEPSLRDDIIEVIKVIREEGVRHIQFNTDGLRLAMDKEFAKQIREAGVNTVYLSFDGVSPETNPKNHWEVPFAVQNCREANRMGIVFVPTVIKSVNDHDLGNIIKVAARNIDVVRGVNFQPVSLTGRITRAERDKLRVTSTDVIARIEEQTDGQITKNDWYTVPCVGAVSRIISAITKRPQINFTNHFACGLATYIFLDGGKYVPIPQFIDVEGFFEYLAEKADELERGKSKYWVGLKLLYKLKTFIDNEKKPKDLKITRMLLRVIMQHDYSALGDFHIKTLFLGMMHFMDLYNYDVNRVKRCNIIYLSPDDRLIPFCAFNTLSMMYRDVIQPKYGLSIEEWEAKTGRKLKEGYYKRDIKALTSSEIYKKFYELA; this is encoded by the coding sequence ATGACAGGTAAAAAAACCTCGGCCGCCCCAGCGGCTTTAAAAGAGGGAGAGACAGTTTTAGATTTAACTGAGTCTATTTGCCCTGAGTGCTGGATTAACGGCGTTTACAAGATTCTTCCAGCTAAGATTATTTCAAGAGACGGTAAAGTATATATTACTAGGAGCTGTGAGGTTCACGGTGATATAGAGGAGATTTACTGGAGCTCCGTTGATTTATATTTGAAGAGTCGTAAATACGCTCAAGACGGTTGCGGTATAGGTAATCCTTATAATCAATCTGATAATCCTGTCTGTCCTTTAAGCTGTGGTTTCTGTAAGATTCATTTAAGCGGACCTGCTTTAGCTAATCTTGTAGTTACTAATAGATGTGATTTAAACTGTTGGTATTGTTTCTTCTTCGCTGAGAAAGCCGGGTACGTTTTTGAGCCTAGTATAGAAGAGATTAGACGTATGGTTAGAAACTTTAGAAGCGTTACGCCTGTGCCAGGTTTAGCGGTTCAAATCACCGGCGGGGAGCCTTCTTTGCGCGATGATATTATCGAAGTTATTAAAGTTATTCGAGAGGAGGGTGTCCGCCATATTCAATTTAACACAGACGGTTTAAGGCTCGCCATGGATAAGGAGTTCGCTAAACAGATTAGAGAGGCTGGTGTTAATACTGTTTACTTAAGCTTTGACGGGGTTTCACCTGAAACTAATCCTAAGAATCATTGGGAGGTGCCTTTCGCTGTTCAAAACTGCAGGGAGGCTAATCGAATGGGTATCGTATTCGTCCCTACAGTTATCAAATCTGTTAACGATCACGATCTCGGCAATATTATAAAAGTGGCTGCTAGGAACATTGACGTGGTTCGCGGTGTTAACTTTCAACCTGTTTCTTTGACTGGTAGAATAACTAGAGCTGAGAGAGATAAGCTTAGAGTCACCTCAACAGATGTTATTGCGCGAATAGAGGAGCAGACAGACGGTCAGATTACTAAAAACGACTGGTACACCGTGCCGTGTGTTGGAGCGGTTAGCCGGATTATCTCCGCGATTACTAAAAGACCTCAAATAAACTTTACGAACCACTTCGCCTGCGGTTTAGCTACGTATATATTTCTAGATGGTGGTAAATATGTTCCGATCCCCCAGTTTATCGACGTTGAAGGATTCTTCGAATATCTCGCGGAGAAAGCGGATGAATTAGAGCGGGGTAAGAGTAAATACTGGGTTGGTTTAAAACTCTTATATAAGTTGAAAACCTTTATCGATAATGAGAAGAAGCCTAAAGATTTAAAGATCACTAGAATGCTTCTAAGAGTTATCATGCAGCATGATTACTCAGCTTTAGGAGACTTTCACATTAAGACTCTGTTTTTAGGCATGATGCACTTCATGGATTTATATAACTATGATGTGAACAGGGTTAAACGATGTAACATTATTTATCTTTCACCAGATGATAGGTTAATCCCGTTCTGTGCTTTTAACACGCTTTCAATGATGTACAGGGATGTTATTCAACCTAAATATGGTTTAAGCATAGAGGAGTGGGAGGCTAAAACCGGGCGTAAACTAAAGGAAGGCTATTATAAGCGTGATATTAAAGCCTTGACTTCTTCAGAGATTTATAAGAAGTTCTATGAGTTAGCTTAA
- a CDS encoding NUDIX hydrolase has protein sequence MKHTSGSWDEPSFPAHPTVAVDAIILFEPGKIVLIKRRFPPFKDFWALPGGIVKYGESVEEALLREVKEETGLTVKIKKLVGVYSNPNRDPRGHVISICFLCEFSDGVLKASSDAADINVFSLEEVSSLQLAFDHLKMIIDSGVL, from the coding sequence TTGAAGCATACGAGTGGTAGCTGGGATGAGCCGAGTTTTCCAGCTCACCCTACGGTTGCAGTGGACGCTATTATATTGTTTGAGCCGGGTAAAATCGTGCTTATTAAAAGGCGTTTCCCACCTTTTAAAGACTTCTGGGCTTTGCCTGGTGGTATAGTAAAGTATGGGGAGAGTGTGGAGGAGGCTTTGCTTAGGGAGGTTAAAGAGGAGACCGGTTTAACTGTGAAGATTAAAAAACTTGTAGGTGTTTACTCTAATCCGAATAGGGATCCACGGGGTCACGTGATATCTATCTGTTTTCTCTGCGAGTTTTCTGATGGTGTTTTAAAGGCAAGCAGCGACGCTGCGGATATCAATGTTTTCAGCCTGGAGGAGGTTTCGAGTCTTCAGCTCGCTTTCGATCATTTGAAGATGATTATAGACTCAGGTGTTTTATAA
- the pelF gene encoding GT4 family glycosyltransferase PelF, whose protein sequence is MPKVCLITEGTYPLAIGGVSKWTHTLVSKMPDVEFEILSLTPDRTVKFNYKPPRNVKEIHLHPIWEDFSSQFNEKAVQPCVNDSARKIKQFFQAETASFSSNTYLNEGFIKPLERVFNIPIPEADIYHALNAGYAGLIAGLAKQIYNKPVIITEHGSYYKEWILRLSRVDFPDELRHPKILKPEDHTQIKLLKFIGKLVEFSFKSADVITPVTGAHIPLELKLGADPRKIKPIPNGVDCERFTSSGNGEQNDEPVVGTVARLNPIKDVKTLIKAARLVIDEKPNVRFEFIGPKEDLEYYNESLALVEDLRLENNFHFLPETHSPEKLYSRFQVFALSSISEAQPLALLEAMSSGVPIVATRVGGVPEPVDGCGLLVNPGEYESLAKGILFYLRNPEYKREIGFRARNRIMNRYSESLFINEYRRVYFDLAGKPKIY, encoded by the coding sequence TTGCCGAAGGTTTGCCTGATCACAGAAGGCACATACCCTCTTGCTATAGGAGGCGTCAGCAAATGGACACATACACTTGTATCTAAGATGCCGGATGTAGAGTTCGAGATACTCTCCCTGACCCCTGATAGAACGGTTAAATTTAATTATAAGCCTCCTAGAAATGTTAAAGAAATACATTTACACCCTATATGGGAGGATTTTAGTTCACAATTCAACGAGAAGGCTGTTCAGCCGTGTGTTAATGATTCAGCTAGAAAAATTAAACAGTTTTTTCAAGCTGAAACAGCCAGCTTTAGCTCAAACACTTATTTAAATGAAGGTTTTATAAAACCTTTAGAACGTGTTTTCAACATACCGATACCTGAAGCTGACATTTATCATGCTTTAAACGCCGGTTACGCTGGTTTAATAGCCGGTTTAGCTAAACAAATATATAATAAGCCTGTGATAATCACCGAGCACGGCTCGTACTATAAAGAATGGATTTTAAGGCTTAGTAGAGTCGACTTCCCTGATGAACTACGCCATCCTAAAATATTAAAACCAGAAGATCATACGCAGATTAAACTGCTTAAATTTATAGGTAAACTCGTAGAATTCTCATTTAAATCAGCCGACGTCATCACCCCAGTCACCGGCGCTCATATACCGCTTGAGTTGAAGCTAGGGGCAGATCCTAGAAAGATAAAGCCTATTCCTAACGGCGTAGACTGTGAGCGTTTTACAAGCAGCGGGAATGGTGAACAAAATGATGAACCGGTTGTGGGAACTGTAGCTAGATTGAATCCCATAAAAGATGTTAAAACTTTGATTAAAGCAGCGCGTCTTGTAATTGATGAGAAACCTAATGTGAGATTCGAGTTTATCGGCCCTAAAGAAGACTTAGAATACTATAATGAAAGCTTAGCTTTAGTGGAAGATCTTAGATTAGAGAATAACTTTCACTTTCTACCTGAAACTCACTCCCCTGAAAAATTATATTCTAGATTTCAAGTTTTCGCTCTTTCAAGCATCTCTGAGGCTCAACCTTTAGCGTTGCTTGAAGCTATGAGCTCCGGCGTCCCTATTGTAGCAACAAGGGTTGGAGGTGTGCCTGAGCCTGTAGACGGCTGCGGATTACTTGTAAACCCTGGTGAATACGAGTCACTAGCTAAAGGGATATTATTCTATTTACGTAACCCGGAGTATAAACGTGAGATCGGTTTCAGAGCTAGAAATAGGATTATGAACCGTTACTCTGAAAGCTTATTTATCAATGAGTATCGGAGAGTATACTTCGACCTGGCTGGGAAACCTAAAATTTATTAA
- a CDS encoding zinc ribbon domain-containing protein: MSFKENFYIQKYVETLREQGKSASTIEGVVKILKLFLKNIEGKDLKQVEDVDVQEWQINLLNEGRKPSTVTRYTRVVYNFLKVFGVHLKVVYPKQHLKNNLRFLTVDQLKALYECTDDPKDRAIISLFTETGIKTSELINLRRRNFFEQSIILPHLQTYRVLNLPDIVNVYLIDYLNSKSCIGEDDLIFSTGVNTPQGKLSYASLNFLFKNITEKLSKACSIHYKITPQILRNTFIYLQLIRGVPVELIRRQLGLKKPNIIKKIKAQVKETDNLKAVMLVECSNCKSMIQPHMKICPYCFADLPNLICPECNRFVKRDFKFCPYCGFNLKS, from the coding sequence ATGTCTTTTAAAGAAAACTTTTACATTCAGAAATATGTTGAAACGCTACGCGAGCAGGGTAAATCCGCTTCCACCATTGAAGGTGTTGTTAAAATTTTAAAACTTTTTTTAAAAAATATTGAGGGTAAAGATCTTAAACAAGTTGAGGATGTCGACGTTCAAGAGTGGCAGATAAATCTTTTAAACGAGGGTAGAAAACCCTCAACTGTTACGCGTTACACGCGTGTAGTCTATAATTTTCTAAAAGTTTTCGGCGTTCATTTAAAGGTAGTTTACCCTAAGCAACATCTTAAAAATAATCTGCGTTTTCTCACGGTGGATCAGCTTAAAGCGTTATATGAATGCACCGATGACCCTAAGGATAGGGCTATTATCTCATTATTCACTGAGACAGGTATTAAAACATCCGAGCTTATTAATCTTCGTAGAAGAAACTTCTTCGAGCAATCAATAATCTTACCCCATCTTCAAACTTATAGGGTTTTAAATCTCCCCGATATAGTTAACGTATACCTAATAGACTACCTCAACTCTAAAAGCTGCATAGGAGAAGATGATCTTATCTTCTCCACAGGTGTTAACACGCCTCAAGGTAAGTTAAGCTACGCTTCATTAAACTTCTTGTTCAAGAATATAACTGAGAAACTTTCTAAAGCTTGTAGTATCCATTATAAGATTACTCCTCAAATTCTCAGAAACACATTCATCTACTTGCAGCTGATTCGCGGTGTCCCCGTAGAGCTTATACGTAGACAACTCGGTTTAAAGAAGCCGAATATTATTAAAAAAATTAAAGCCCAGGTTAAGGAGACTGATAATTTGAAAGCTGTTATGCTAGTGGAGTGCTCTAACTGTAAGTCGATGATACAACCGCATATGAAGATCTGCCCTTACTGCTTCGCCGATCTACCTAATCTTATATGCCCTGAGTGTAATAGATTTGTGAAAAGGGATTTCAAATTCTGCCCTTACTGTGGTTTCAATCTAAAATCTTGA